A single Biomphalaria glabrata chromosome 2, xgBioGlab47.1, whole genome shotgun sequence DNA region contains:
- the LOC106055109 gene encoding uncharacterized protein LOC106055109 isoform X1 has product MNVRHQRTKKSLTLASYKTNQESTPYGLIMSSLQVSQLFHSLKGLMMSIVWAYLTFSLIVGVQTTTTTESTTTGDSESTTLETSLTATTTESTTTTASSTTTTEAPTTITSETTTLLTDTTTTPQATTTKTAAASSISETTTAAPASTTASSSSDSSTSTTTATTATTTASTAGSTSTTTTVTPASTATTSSAASTASTASTASTASTATASTSSTPVTTTTLPTTTTTVAPAMCYSHSCGGKNCLKDKISNGTVDKCLKGNFPCKITVVKTTTQSNNYTVLATCGTEDCSSYSYISVGENSTTTWCCSSSLCNIEGLNRVSAPTASILLVSATLFWTLISIVYKP; this is encoded by the exons AGACATCAGCGAACCAAAAAATCACTGACTCTTGCAAGTTACAAAACAAATCAAGAATCTACACCATACGGATTAATTATGTCAAGTCTTCAAGTTTCGCAGTTATTTCACAGTCTAAAAG GACTAATGATGAGTATTGTATGGGCTTATTTGACGTTTAGTTTGATTGTGGGTGTACAAACAACCACCACCACAGAAAGTACTACAACAGGCGATTCAGAAAGTACTACATTAG AAACTTCATTAACCGCCACTACTACAGAATCCACAACCACAACAGCATCATCTACAACTACAACTGAAGCCCCTACTACAATTACTTCCGAAACGACAACACTTTTAACAGATACCACCACAACTCCTCAAGCTACTACGACAAAAACAGCAGCTGCCTCTTCTATATCTGAAACAACTACAGCTGCACCAGCTTCGACCACCGCATCCAGCTCCAGTGATTCTTCCACTTCGACCACAACAGCTACCACCGCAACGACAACAGCGTCCACTGCCGGTTCAACCTCAACTACTACTACAGTAACCCCTGCTTCTACAGCAACCACCTCTAGCGCAGCATCCACTGCTAGTACTGCCTCTACTGCGAGCACAGCTTCCACTGCAACTGCCAGTACATCATCAACGCCAGTTACAACCACAACTTTaccaacaactacaactacG GTTGCTCCAGCCATGTGCTACAGTCACAGTTGTGGAGGTAAAAATTGCCTCAAGGACAAGATTTCTAATGGAACTGTTGATAAGTGTCTCAAAGGAAATTTCCCCTGCAAG ATAACCGTTGTCAAGACAACCACTCAGTCTAACAACTACACTGTCCTTGCTACATGTGGAACTGAAGACTGCAGTAGCTATAGTTATATCTCTGTAGGGGAGAACAGCAC GACCACGTGGTGCTGCTCCTCCAGTCTATGTAACATTGAAGGACTTAACCGCGTGTCTGCTCCTACAGCCTCCATCTTGCTAGTCTCTGCGACATTGTTCTGGACGCTGATCTCCATAGTCTACAAGCCTTAA
- the LOC106055109 gene encoding uncharacterized protein LOC106055109 isoform X2, with protein MSSLQVSQLFHSLKGLMMSIVWAYLTFSLIVGVQTTTTTESTTTGDSESTTLETSLTATTTESTTTTASSTTTTEAPTTITSETTTLLTDTTTTPQATTTKTAAASSISETTTAAPASTTASSSSDSSTSTTTATTATTTASTAGSTSTTTTVTPASTATTSSAASTASTASTASTASTATASTSSTPVTTTTLPTTTTTVAPAMCYSHSCGGKNCLKDKISNGTVDKCLKGNFPCKITVVKTTTQSNNYTVLATCGTEDCSSYSYISVGENSTTTWCCSSSLCNIEGLNRVSAPTASILLVSATLFWTLISIVYKP; from the exons ATGTCAAGTCTTCAAGTTTCGCAGTTATTTCACAGTCTAAAAG GACTAATGATGAGTATTGTATGGGCTTATTTGACGTTTAGTTTGATTGTGGGTGTACAAACAACCACCACCACAGAAAGTACTACAACAGGCGATTCAGAAAGTACTACATTAG AAACTTCATTAACCGCCACTACTACAGAATCCACAACCACAACAGCATCATCTACAACTACAACTGAAGCCCCTACTACAATTACTTCCGAAACGACAACACTTTTAACAGATACCACCACAACTCCTCAAGCTACTACGACAAAAACAGCAGCTGCCTCTTCTATATCTGAAACAACTACAGCTGCACCAGCTTCGACCACCGCATCCAGCTCCAGTGATTCTTCCACTTCGACCACAACAGCTACCACCGCAACGACAACAGCGTCCACTGCCGGTTCAACCTCAACTACTACTACAGTAACCCCTGCTTCTACAGCAACCACCTCTAGCGCAGCATCCACTGCTAGTACTGCCTCTACTGCGAGCACAGCTTCCACTGCAACTGCCAGTACATCATCAACGCCAGTTACAACCACAACTTTaccaacaactacaactacG GTTGCTCCAGCCATGTGCTACAGTCACAGTTGTGGAGGTAAAAATTGCCTCAAGGACAAGATTTCTAATGGAACTGTTGATAAGTGTCTCAAAGGAAATTTCCCCTGCAAG ATAACCGTTGTCAAGACAACCACTCAGTCTAACAACTACACTGTCCTTGCTACATGTGGAACTGAAGACTGCAGTAGCTATAGTTATATCTCTGTAGGGGAGAACAGCAC GACCACGTGGTGCTGCTCCTCCAGTCTATGTAACATTGAAGGACTTAACCGCGTGTCTGCTCCTACAGCCTCCATCTTGCTAGTCTCTGCGACATTGTTCTGGACGCTGATCTCCATAGTCTACAAGCCTTAA
- the LOC106055110 gene encoding DNA damage-inducible transcript 4-like protein has product MIDVVDSLTNRLKSAMKSLLVGSKANMDYSLIIETDFEHEKHKSKLDEKDPNMNSYGEFHDTFESDACCAIQTDIETAITESCDKENHCQIIFPSNLMSRISQDILRMSMAEPCGVRGCAIYIMLEEKNKPRNLTTIFGNPSTPPTFEIHLTLKEDNRSWRKLHKVYLTIKSCIQRTKWTAMPKILCSAYQLEKRRLYRRVHQKECLISGMEMS; this is encoded by the exons ATGATAGACGTCGTAGATTCGTTGACCAACCGTCTCAAATCAGCCATGAAATCTTTACTCGTTGGAAGCAAAGCAAACATGGACTATTCATTAATTATAGAGACTGATTTCGAACATGAAAAGCATAAGTCAAAATTAG ATGAAAAGGATCCCAATATGAATAGCTATGGAGAGTTTCATGACACATTTGAATCAGATGCATGTTGTGCTATTCAGACAGATATTGAAACTGCCATCACAGAGTCCTGTGACAAAGAAAACCATTGTCAAATCATTTTCCCATCAAACTTGATGTCACGCATTTCTCAGGACATTCTTCGGATGTCCATGGCTGAGCCCTGTGGTGTTCGTGGTTGTGCAATTTACATTATGCtagaggaaaaaaacaaacctcgCAATCTAACAACAATTTTCGGCAATCCGTCAACACCCCCAACCTTTGAAATTCATCTGACATTAAAAGAAGATAATAGGAGCTGGAGGAAACTACACAAAGTTTATCTTACAATCAAAAGTTGTATCCAAAGAACAAAGTGGACTGCTATGCCTAAAATTCTTTGCTCTGCTTATCAGTTAGAAAAGAGAAGGTTGTATCGCCGTGTCCACCAAAAAGAATGTCTTATTTCAGGGATGGAAATGTCGTGA